A genome region from Chryseobacterium indicum includes the following:
- a CDS encoding winged helix-turn-helix transcriptional regulator, giving the protein MYSIDNKEYPCCTTVTMRFIGGKWKAVILFYLIDGAKRYNELRKLIPTITERTLSLQLKQLEEDHIIDRKVYTEKPPLMVEYTLTDFGKTLLPLLKEIAKWGESAVVSSEKVKII; this is encoded by the coding sequence ATGTATTCAATAGATAATAAAGAATATCCTTGCTGTACAACGGTTACCATGAGATTTATCGGCGGAAAATGGAAAGCCGTGATTTTGTTTTATCTGATTGATGGAGCAAAAAGATACAACGAGCTAAGAAAATTAATTCCCACAATTACAGAAAGAACGTTAAGTTTACAGCTAAAACAGCTTGAAGAAGATCATATTATCGACAGAAAAGTGTACACAGAAAAGCCGCCTTTAATGGTGGAATACACTTTAACGGATTTCGGAAAAACGTTGCTTCCTCTTTTAAAAGAAATTGCAAAATGGGGCGAAAGTGCGGTTGTTTCCTCTGAAAAAGTAAAAATTATTTAA